DNA from Methylobacterium currus:
CCGACCGCCATCCGGCGGATCGCCGCGTCGAGAATCGGGCCGCCGACATTGTCGAAATAGACGTCGACGCCGTCCGGTGCCTCCCGGGCAAGCGCGGCGGCCCAGTCCTCCGTGCGGTAGTTGTAGGCGGCCGCATACCCGAACGCCTCGCGGCAGCGGGCGACCTTGGCCTCATTGCCGGTGAGCCCGATCGGGCGGCAGCCGAGGTTGCGGGCGATCTGGCCGACGAGGCTGCCGACGGCGCCGGCGGCGGTCGAGACCATCACCGTCTCTCCGGATCGCGGCCGGCCGAGCACGATCAGCCCCAGATAGGCGGTGAGCCCGTTGAGGCCGAGCAGGCCCGCATGAGCCGAGAGCGGCACCGCCTCGGCACAGCGCCGGAAGATCGCCGAGACCGGCACGGCGGCGTAATCCTGCCAGCCGAACCAGCCGTACAGGATCTCGCCTTCGGCGACGCCGGGGCTGTTCGAGCGCACCACGATCCCGACCGCCAGCGCCCGCATCGGCCCGCCGAGGGGCACGGGCTGCGAATAGTTGGCCTCCGCGCTGGCCCAGCCGCGCTGAGCCGGATCGACCGAGAGATAGAGGTTGCGCACCAGGATCTCGCCCGGACCCGGCTCGGGCACCGGGACGGCGTCGAGGCTGAAATCGTCGGGTTGCGGGATGCCGGTCGGTCGGCGGGCGAGCAGGACCCGCCGGTTGCGCGCGGGCAGGGTGTAGGCGGGAATGTCGGTCGGTCCGGTCAAGCGCGTCTCCTCCTGGCGGCGCATTCTTCCGGCGCCGCTCCATCCCATTCGCGACCTCACCCTGAGGCGGTGAACGGGATCGACTCTGTCATCGAGGTCGAACAGACTCTCACAAGCCCGGTCCCTTGGCAGCCCCGAGGATCCGCCCCGGCCCGTTATTCTCGGCCTGGAGCACCACGACGTAGGAATCGGCATCGGCGACCGCCAGCGCGGCACGGGGCACCTCGTAATGGGCCGACGCGCCGCGCCAGGAGCCGACATGGTGCATGCCCCGCACCACGTTGCGGTAGGTGACGGTGCGGCCGCGATTCTCGCCGCGCCCGATCGCGACCTCGCGGGTGCGGGCGACCGGCAGCAGCCAGACTTCGGCGGTGCGGCCGGCCTCGCGGCCTGCGCCGACCTCGATCACGATCCGGTCCTGGGCGGCCTCGCTATGGATCGGCACCGGCAGGCTCGCCGCGGTGCCGGGATCGCGGATGCTGCGCTCCAGAGCCGCCCGGTCGGAGCCGACCACCGTCGCGGCGCCGTTCACCACCGCCTGCGGGGTGAAGACCTGCCGGTCTCCGCGCATGCCCGCATAGGCGCGCTGGCGCGCGGTGAACGAGGTGCTGGCCAGCGTGTCCTTCCAGCCGAGATAGTCCCAGTAGGTCACCGGCAGGGTCAGGGCGATCACGCCCGGATCGCGCGCCAGCTCGTTCACCAGGCGGTCCGCCGGCGGGCAGGCGGAGCAGCCCTGGCTCGTGAACAGCTCGACCACCGCCCGCGGCGAAGCCTCCTCGGCACGCGCCGCCGGGCCGAGAAGGCCGAGGCAGGCCGGGACCAGGCCGGCGAGCAGGCGGTGGGAGGGGGCACGCATCATGCGTCATCAACACCCGGGCGGCGGGCGGAGAGAAGTCACGTTAGCTTGAGGCCTGGGACTGCGGGAGGGGGGTGGCGGGTGCCGGGGCGGCCGCACGGGGCAGCATCGCCGGGCGCCAGCGCCGGTGCATCCACAGCCACTGCTCGGGCTGCTCGCGCACCCACCCGGCGATCACGTCGCTCATCGCCTGCATGGCACCCCGCACGTCGACCGCCCCGCTCGCGTCCCGCGGCAGGTCGAGGGCGGGGGTCAGCTCCAGGCGGAACCGGTCGCCCGGCAGCCGGATCACCCGGACCCCGTGGACCGGGCAATCGTAGTGCCGGGCGAGCTTGGCCAGCAGCGGGTTGACGAGGGCCGGATGCCCGAGGAAATCCACCACCACGCCGCGGGTGAAGTGCTGGTCGACCAGCATGCCGAGATGGCCGCCGCGCTCCACCACCCCCTGCATCGCGAAGGCGGCGCCCGGCCCGGCCGCGGTCAGGCCGCCCATCGTGGCGCGGCGCACCTCCTGCACCAGCTGGGCCGCGGCCGGGCTGTTCGGCGGGCGGAAGACCGCGCTCGCCTCCAGGCCGAAGCGGGCGGCGCAGATCGCCGGCAGCTCCCAATTGCCGAGATGGGCCGAGAAGATCAGCCCCGGCTTGCCGTCGTCGCGCAAACCGAAGAAATGCTCGATGCCCTCGACCTCGATCCGTCCCGGCGTCGTGGCGGAGGGATCGTAGTCGAAGATCTCGGCGAGATGGGCGTACTCGGCCCCGGTGCGGCCGAGATTGTCCCAGGACCCGAGCGCGATGGCGGCGATCTCGGTCTCGCTCTTCTCCGGGAACGATTGGCGCAGGTTCTTGAGCGCCGTGCGGTGCGAGGGCAGCCGGGGCCCGATCGCCCGGGCGATCGCCGCCCCCGCCGCCGCGGCACGGGCCGGGCCGAGCCGGCGGGCCAGCCCGAACAGGGCGCGCACCAGGAAGACCATCGGCAGGCCGGCGAGGCGGGACAGGGCGCGGTAGAGCCTCAGCTTCAGGCGCAGCACGACGATCTCACGAAGCATTCCGGGGCAGGAGGACGACGGCAAACAGGCGGAATCGCGCAGGATCGTCGCGCCCTGCACGTCGCCTCTTCTCCTGCCCGACCGGTTTGCGCAAGAGCGCGCGGGTCACGCCCGCGCACTTCTTGCAAGATCGTGCCGTTCAGGGCGTCACAGCGTGACGAGGATCTTGCCGAACACCTTGCGCGACTCGAGCCGCTCCAAGCCTTGCGCGAAATCGGCCAGCGGCAGCACGGTGTCGATCACCGGGTTCATCCCATCCGCCATCTTGGCGAGCGCGTCGCGGATGTTGGCGATGCGGCAGCCGAACGAGCCGGTGATGCGGTATTGCTGCTGAAAAAGCTGCATCAGGTTCATGGTGGTGGAGACGCCGGAGGTCGACCCGCAGGTGACGAGGCGCCCGCCGCGCTTCAGGCAGAGCAGCGAGCCGTTCCAGGTCTCGGGCCCGACATGCTCGAAGACGACGTCGACGCCCTTGCGCTTCGTCGCCTTGCGCACCTCGCCCTCGAAGCGCTCCGTGCGGTAGTTGATGACGTGGTCGGCCCCGAGGGCCTTCGCCTTCTCGCCCTTGGCGTCGTCGCCCACGGTGGTGAACACCGTGCAGCCGATCGCCTTCGCCATCTTGATCGCGGTCGTGCCGATGCCCGAGCCGCCGGCATGGACCAGGATGGTCTCGCCGGGCTCGAGCTTCGCGTTGTCGAACAGCATGTGCTGCACCGTGCCGAAGGCGACCGGCGCGCAGGCCGCATCGGTGAAGCTCACGGCGTCGGGCACCCGCACGACGAGGCGCGCCGGCAGGTTGACGCAATCGCGGGCGAAGCCGTCGACGTGGAAGCCGAGCACCCCGCCGACCTCCTCGCAGAGGTTGTCGCGGCCCTCGCGGCAGGCGCGGCACCGGCCGCAGGTGAGCGCGCCGTAGGGCGCCACCTTGTCGCCGACGCTCAAGCCCTCGACGCCCTCGCCGAGCGCGGCGATCTCGCCGGCGGCCTCGGCCCCGACGGTGAGCGGCAGCTTGCGCTTGGCGAAGGCCATGCCGCGAAAGCCCCACACGTCGATGAAGTTGAGGCCCACGGCGCGCACCCGGATCTGCACCTCGCCGGGGCCGGGGGGATCGAGGTCCGGGACCTCGATCAGGCGCAGGTCGCGGTCGCCGAAAAGCTGGAGGGCTTTCATCAGGGTCCTATCGTGTCTCGCGGGACGGTCTCGCGCACTCGACCCGCGGCGCAGGCGCGATGGTCCAAGGCTGTCGCGGTCCCCCCTCTCCCGTGTGGGAGAGGGGTCAGGGGTGAAGGCGGCTCGGGTTCAGAACACACACCAAGCGTCGAGCTGCGCAGCTCGACGGTCCAGGGTCATTGCGGAAGCCGAGCCACCCTCACCCCTACCCCTCTCCCGCACGGGAGAGGCGATCCCGCGCCAATGTCTCGAACGGGACTTAGACCGACGGAACCAAGACGACAACGCCGCCTCATTCCGGCGTCAGGTACCGCCGCCGCGCCCAGCCGACGATCGGGCCGAGCTTCACCCGGCACCAGGTCAGCCCGCTCGGGGTGTCGTTGGTGCAGCCGAAGCCGCGCAAGCGGCCCCGGGACGGGGCCTGGCCGAGGGCCGGCGAATCGGCGTCCGGCGCCTCGCGGATGCTGAGCGTGTCGCCCGGGGGCAGCCCC
Protein-coding regions in this window:
- a CDS encoding NADP-dependent oxidoreductase produces the protein MTGPTDIPAYTLPARNRRVLLARRPTGIPQPDDFSLDAVPVPEPGPGEILVRNLYLSVDPAQRGWASAEANYSQPVPLGGPMRALAVGIVVRSNSPGVAEGEILYGWFGWQDYAAVPVSAIFRRCAEAVPLSAHAGLLGLNGLTAYLGLIVLGRPRSGETVMVSTAAGAVGSLVGQIARNLGCRPIGLTGNEAKVARCREAFGYAAAYNYRTEDWAAALAREAPDGVDVYFDNVGGPILDAAIRRMAVGGRIVQCGTASVASWTETPTGPRVEREILTRRLVWSGFVVLDHKARFEEAVAELAEWYGQGRITLDEDISEGIETAPGAIASLYRGENRGKRLIFVG
- a CDS encoding DUF1223 domain-containing protein → MMRAPSHRLLAGLVPACLGLLGPAARAEEASPRAVVELFTSQGCSACPPADRLVNELARDPGVIALTLPVTYWDYLGWKDTLASTSFTARQRAYAGMRGDRQVFTPQAVVNGAATVVGSDRAALERSIRDPGTAASLPVPIHSEAAQDRIVIEVGAGREAGRTAEVWLLPVARTREVAIGRGENRGRTVTYRNVVRGMHHVGSWRGASAHYEVPRAALAVADADSYVVVLQAENNGPGRILGAAKGPGL
- a CDS encoding lipid A biosynthesis lauroyl acyltransferase gives rise to the protein MLRLKLRLYRALSRLAGLPMVFLVRALFGLARRLGPARAAAAGAAIARAIGPRLPSHRTALKNLRQSFPEKSETEIAAIALGSWDNLGRTGAEYAHLAEIFDYDPSATTPGRIEVEGIEHFFGLRDDGKPGLIFSAHLGNWELPAICAARFGLEASAVFRPPNSPAAAQLVQEVRRATMGGLTAAGPGAAFAMQGVVERGGHLGMLVDQHFTRGVVVDFLGHPALVNPLLAKLARHYDCPVHGVRVIRLPGDRFRLELTPALDLPRDASGAVDVRGAMQAMSDVIAGWVREQPEQWLWMHRRWRPAMLPRAAAPAPATPLPQSQASS
- a CDS encoding zinc-binding dehydrogenase, producing the protein MKALQLFGDRDLRLIEVPDLDPPGPGEVQIRVRAVGLNFIDVWGFRGMAFAKRKLPLTVGAEAAGEIAALGEGVEGLSVGDKVAPYGALTCGRCRACREGRDNLCEEVGGVLGFHVDGFARDCVNLPARLVVRVPDAVSFTDAACAPVAFGTVQHMLFDNAKLEPGETILVHAGGSGIGTTAIKMAKAIGCTVFTTVGDDAKGEKAKALGADHVINYRTERFEGEVRKATKRKGVDVVFEHVGPETWNGSLLCLKRGGRLVTCGSTSGVSTTMNLMQLFQQQYRITGSFGCRIANIRDALAKMADGMNPVIDTVLPLADFAQGLERLESRKVFGKILVTL
- a CDS encoding SH3 domain-containing protein; this encodes MRHPLARAAAAAAFLLVPASVQAQDFGRLEFFRVEGLPPGDTLSIREAPDADSPALGQAPSRGRLRGFGCTNDTPSGLTWCRVKLGPIVGWARRRYLTPE